Genomic segment of Caldalkalibacillus thermarum:
CAGCCCAGCTCGGAGCCCCCAAACGTGGAGATATGAGCAAATCCATCCTCTTCCATCCAGCCGCCGGCTTTTTCGCTGACGACTGTGGCACCAATTGGGTAAATGCCGCCGCTCAACCCTTTGGCGGTCACCAAAATGTCAGGTTGCACCCCATAATGCTCGATGCCCCATAATTTTCCGGTCCGCATTAGCCCTGTCTGCACTTCATCGGCTATATATAACGTTCCGTAGGCTTCACACATCTCTTTAACGGTAGCTAAATAGCCTGGCTCCGGCAGGGGGAAACCATATGTTGCCGGAATGGTTTCAATCACGACACAAGCAGCATCTTCTGTAGCAAGCTCCCTTCTCATGGCTTCTACATCATTAAAGGGAACCTGGACAAATTCGGCCGGGTCGCCTTCACTCAGAAACGGGCGTGAATAGCGTTTGTTACCGATGGAAACAGCGAGCCCCGTGTGTCCATGATAACCATTTTGAATGGAAATCACTTTTTTTCGTTTCGTGGCATATCTTGCACATTTGATGGCTACATCGATCGCTTCACCTCCTCCGCTGGAGAAAATGGAATATCTGACGCTTTTGGGCGTGCATTTGGCAAGGTCTTCGGCGAGCTGGGCACGGGCGATGGATGGAAAATGGTGATTGCCAATATCAAACTGTTCCAACGCTTCCTTTAAAGTCGCAATTATTTCCGGATTGCGGTGACCGAGATTGTATGTGCCGCCATTCAGATGGACATCCATCAATTTCTTGCCATTCATATCGTACACGTAATAACCTTTGCGTTTGCCCATGACAAAATCGATTTCATCCTGCTGCCATTGGCGTGTTTTCCCGGGATTCCACCATGCAATGGATTGTTCAAGCACTTTTTGCTTAGTATTGTTTAACATATCATCTACTCCTTACTTCTCCGTAAACTTGATGTTCAGGCGAGATCCATTATTCCTCAGGTAAAATTTGCCCCCCATCCACAATGATAGTTTGTCCTGTAATATAACCCGCTTCCTTTGAAGCAAGGAAAAGCACAGCATAGGCAATATCTTCTACGGTGCCAAGTTTCTTTAAAGGAATGGCTTCGGCCATCGCTTGCAAATAATCCTCTCCCATGCCTTCCAACCCTTCAGTCAACACGTTGCCAGGC
This window contains:
- a CDS encoding class-III pyridoxal-phosphate-dependent aminotransferase — translated: MLNNTKQKVLEQSIAWWNPGKTRQWQQDEIDFVMGKRKGYYVYDMNGKKLMDVHLNGGTYNLGHRNPEIIATLKEALEQFDIGNHHFPSIARAQLAEDLAKCTPKSVRYSIFSSGGGEAIDVAIKCARYATKRKKVISIQNGYHGHTGLAVSIGNKRYSRPFLSEGDPAEFVQVPFNDVEAMRRELATEDAACVVIETIPATYGFPLPEPGYLATVKEMCEAYGTLYIADEVQTGLMRTGKLWGIEHYGVQPDILVTAKGLSGGIYPIGATVVSEKAGGWMEEDGFAHISTFGGSELGCIVAMKVLEISQRQEVVKNVEYVARYLRSGLETIKQKYPDFFIGIRQLGVVMGLEFNHPEGAKYVMRSLYKNGVWAIYSMLDPRVLQFKPGLLCDQAYCDDLLTRCEQSIKEAAQAIKYTFMAERS